The sequence below is a genomic window from Candidatus Methylomirabilota bacterium.
ACGGAGGCCGCGTCGGCGGACATCTCTGGAGGACTGGCCGTCGGGGTGATCTCGACGGCCCGCCCCTCTTCCCAGCCTGGCGGTCTGAACGGCGCCGGGAACTCCGCGAGCCCCGGCATGGCCATGGGTCCGCGCGCCATGGACGCCGTGAAGACGTCGCGCGAGAGCTGGCGCACGATCTCGTCGAGAGGCAGGAGCAGCCGTCCATTGACGATGCGCGGGGCGACCTCCGACAACGGCACGGCGAAGACCTCGGGCGGAAACTGTCCCGCCACCACGTCCCATTCCACCTGCACCACGCCCTCGCCGAGCTGGGGCACGATGATCGACTGCGGCACCAGGAGCATCTCGCGCTCCACGAGCTGGGCTCCGACCTGGTGCAATGGCAACCGGAAGGCGCCCGGCGGGAGCTGTCCCGACACGCGGTCGAAGGGGATGCGGATCATGCTCCCGACATCTGTGGGCTCGGCGGCGGTGGTCACGGGCGCCGCCGGAGGCTCTGACGGCTCCGTCACGTCAGCGGACGGGGTCTCTTCCGTGGCGAGGTCGCCGAAGAGCTCCTTGAGGGCCTGGCGGAAGTCGGGCAGCGCGGCCGGAGCTTCCCGGGTTTCGGATGCCGTGGGCGTATCCTCGAGGATCTCTGACTGGACGCCATTGGTGCTCGACAGCGTCGCCGCCGGGACGAGCGGATCCTCGCCGACGATTGGAGGCGCGGGCGGAAGCCCGGGCTCCGCGGGAACCTCTTGCCACGCGGGAGCCTCTTGCCATGCGGGAGCCTCTTGCCATGCGGGAACGTCTTGCCATGCGGGAACGTCTTGGATGACGGGAGGACGCTCGGGTTCGGCCACGGGCGGTCCCGGTGCCTCCGTCGTCGCCGCGCCCGCTGTGGTCACTCCCCCTGTCGTGCCCCCCGCTGTCGTGACCCCAACGCCGGCCCCGGCCGCGGACGCCGAGAGCGGCGTGCCACCCACGACGAGCGTGCGTTCTCCTGCCACGGCCTCGACGGGAACACTGCCACGTACCCAGCTCTCTCGGCTCTTGGCGTCGGCCGCCGCCGGCTTGGAGGCCGCCGGCCGCACCGACTTCTTGGCCGCCACACGATTCGCCGGGCGGGGCGCGAGAGCGTCGAGAAAGGGCAGGGTCATGACCAGGGAGCCGACCATGTCGAGCACGAGAGCGGGCGGAAAGCTCCAGAAGGCCGCTGCCACGAATTGCTTGATGGGCAGGAACGTGACGACGGAGTAGAGCCAGGCCGTCGTCGCGCCCAGGGCCACGTGAAGCAGAGCCAGGATGCCAAAGCCCGCGAGCCAGCCGCCGACGCGGAGACCAGGCACGCAGAGGGGCAGGATCAGGGCATAGATGGCCGCGGGGGCCGCGATGGCCGTCCACCACGGAAGCGTCAGCTTCACGCTCGGATTGACGACGTAGAGCGCCGTCGAGGAGGCGAGCACGAGGCCGAGGGCAGCCAGGGCGGCCAGCCATGCCCAGGGCCTCTTGAGGTTCGAGGCGCGCCCCGTGGTTGCCATCAGGTCGTCGCCATCAGATGGACCGGAGCAGCTCCGGCAGGATCTTCTTCACGTAGTAGCGCAGCTTGCCGAGCGCGGTCGCGTCGCGCAGCACCACGGCCAGGACGGCTGAGGGTCCGGCCGCGTGGAGGACAACCATCCCCGATTCATACTCGAGGATCATGCTCTGGAGCGTCCCCCGACCCAGCTCACGTCCGATGCCCTCGGAGGACTCGGCAAGACATGCGGCCAGCGCTCCGGCGGCCTCGGCCCCGATGCCGACCTCGCCCGCCGCCTCGATGAGGAAGCCCTCGCGATCCACCAGGGTGGCCAGCCCGACCCCCGGCATGGCCGCCAGCTGAGTGAGCATGGCCTTGAGATCCGGCATGGCCACGAGCTCTTCGGGCGGAGCACCATCGGATGAAGCGGGGGCGGCGGCGCGACTCCGCGAGGCGAGGAGCTCGTCCACCTTCCGAGCCAGCTCGTCGGCCGTGAACGGCTTGCGGAGGACGTCGCTCGAGCGCACGTGCGAAGCGCGCTCGAGCACGCTGGCATTGACGATGCCCGAGATCAGGAGCACCGGGGTGTCCCCCAGGGCCGGGTGCGTGCGGACGAACTCACAGATCCGGTAGCCGTCCACATCCGGCATCACCACGTCGCAGACCACGAGATCAGGCCTGGCGCTGCCGATGCGCTCCATGGCCTCCGCGCCGGAGGACGCCGCGAGCACTTCGAAGCCCTTGGTCTGCAGTGAGCGCTCGACCATCTTGCGCACGGAAAGGCTGTCGTCCACCACGAGGACGCGGGGCACGGGCTAGGTCCTCGGCGGGGGCGGCGGCGCGCCCGTGGGCGCGCGCCCCTCGTCGATCTCGGAGGCGACGGAGATGAGGAGCTGATCCAGGTTCTTCTGGATGGTCCGGGGGCCCGCGTCGGTGCCCGTGGCAGGCTTGAACCGAAAGGTGCCTTCCGGGTCGTGCTGGGCGGCCGCCACGAGGGCGGCGAAGGCGCTCTCTCCGGTGAGCCCCGCGAACTCCGCGTGGATCACCCGTCCGGACTCGAAGAGCACCGAGCCGTCTCCCACCGAAAGGGCCAGGGCCAGTCTGCCCGTCTTGCCTCCGAGGCCGATGGCCTGCGTCACCTCGGTCAGGTCGAGCGCGCCAAATGATCCCTGGAATGTGCGTCCCCCGACTTCGGCCCGCGGCATGCTCGGCTTCGGGCCGGCCGGCGTGGGCGGCGGCTCGGGCTCCGGGGAATCGAGCTCGCCGGGCACGACGTGACGCAGCAGCTTGGAGATGCGATCGAGCACCGCGGAGACCACGAAGTCACCCGCGAGCAGCATGTCCACGCCGGCCTGGGCCACCGCCCACGGGGTGGGGCGCGTGGGCCCGGACAGGAGCAGGAAGGGGATGTCATGGGTGGTGGGATCGCTCCGGATGATGGAGCAGAACTCGACGCCGTCCATGTCCTCTGTGCGGGCGCCGCTCACGATCAGGTCGGGCCGGTCGCGCTCGAGCGTGGTCAGGGCGAAGGACGCGCTGGTGGCCGAGGTGACCTTGTAGGCGGCCAGGGCCAGCGCGGACCTCAACGCGCCGAGCTTGGCGGGATCGGCGTCCACGATGAGCACCTTGGCGATGGTGCGGCCGGCGCTCACGACACGGCCTCCCGCGCGGAGGCGCGGGCCGTCAGCGAGTCCACGAGCCTGACGAAGGCGTCCTCGTCCACCGGCTTGGTGACGTAGTGGGTGATGCCGAGGCGCCGGGCCAGGCTGACGTGCTTGGCGCCTGCGCGGGTCGTGAGCACCACCACGGGCAGCGTCCGCGTGGCGGCGCGGCTGCGCAAATCCTCGATGAGCTCGTACCCGCTCACGCGCGGCATCTCGAGATCGGTGATCACCACGTCCACGGAGGATTCGGCCAGCCGGCGGAGGGCCTCGGCGCCATCGGTGGCCGTGAGCACCGCGAAGCCAGCCCGCTCGAGCATCTGGCCGACGAACTTGCGAATGCTGACGGAGTCGTCCACGAGCAAGACGCGGCGGCCCTGGGGCTCCCTGCGCACGCGGGCCGCGGCCTGCGCGCGCGCGGCACGCGCCTCGCCCGCTCTCCCCGCCCACGCCTGATCCGTCAGGCGCGAGGGATCGACGAGCAGGATGACGCGGCCGTCGCCGGAGATCGTGGCCCCCCCGAAGGGCCCGACGCTCTCCAGCACGCCACCCAGGTTCTTGATGACCACTTCCTCCTTGCCCACCAGCTCGTCCACCGCCACCGCCAGAGGCCGCACCCCCGAACGGAAGACGAGCACAGGCAGCCGCGCCGGGGGGGCGCCGACGGGAAGGGCGAGCACGCGGTCGAGACGGAGCAGCTCGATCTCTTCCCCCTCGATCATCACCCATTCTCGGTCGTCCGTGGCGCGGATTTCCTGCGGGCGGGGCTGGGCGATGCTCCGGATGGCGGGCATGGGAATGGCGAAGGTCTCGCCGCCTGAGCGCACGAGCAATGCGTCCGAGATCACCACGGTGAGGGGCAGCTTGATGGTGATGCGAGTGCCGACCCCCCGCTCGCTGTGCAGGTCGATCTCTCCGCTGAGCCGGCTCACATTCGTGCGCACCACGTCCATCCCGACGCCCCGGCCCGAGGTGGCCGTCACCGCCCCCGCCGTGCTGAAGCCCGGCAAGAAGATGAGGGTCAGCGCCTCGCGGTCGCTGAGGGCATCGGCCTGCTCGGGGCGCAGGAATCCCTGGCGCGACGCATGCTCGCGGAGGGCCGCCGGATCCATGCCGCGGCCGTCGTCGACGATCTGCACGTAGACGAAGCTGCCTTGAGGATACGCCCGGAGAGTCACGGTGGCCCGGGCCGGCTTGCCCGCGCGCTGTCGCTCCTCGAGCGGCTCGATGCCATGGTCGATGGCGTTGCGCACGAGGTGGAGCAGGGGGTCGGCGATCAGCTCCATGACCGCATTGTCCACCTCGACGCCCTCGCCTTCCATGACGAGCCCCACCTGCTTGCCTGCTTCGCGCGCGGCCTCCCGCGCCGGTCGCGTGAAGCGAGAGAAGAGCCGACCGATGGGCACCATGCGGGCCCGCGTCACCTCGGCGCGGAGGCCGCCCGTCAGCCGGTGCACCTGCGCCGTGTCCTCGCCGATGCCCCGGATGAGGCCCGCCAGCTGCGCCTGGATCTCGGACACGTCGGCCGAGATCTCCGCCACCCCGCGGGCGAAGATGTTGAAGTCGTCGTAACGGTCGAACTCGAGGTCGGCAAAAAGCTTGCTGAAGGGCTCCGTCACCGAGCCGTCGGTCGGGGTGGGCGGCGGCTCGGGGCCTGTTTCCGCCGGAACCTCCGGCGTGGAAGGCAGCTGAGTGTAGCGGTGCTTCTCCTCGAAGTCGCGCACGGCCTGGGCCATGCGCGAGCGGCTGAAGAGCAGGAGCTCGTTGACCCGCTCGACCTGGCCCATGCGCTGATCGAGCCGGCTGCGCGCGATGACGAGCTCCCCCACCATGTTCATGAGCGAATCGAGACGGTCGAGAGGGACGCGGATGCTGGGTCGCGCGCCCCCCGGATCGATGGCGCGGCGGATTTCCGTCTTGGGCGGGGGCAGGACGAAGCGCGGGAGAGCAGGTGCCGCGGCGACCGGCTCGGCCAGGGTCTCGAGCTCGGTCTCGAGGGCCGGCTCACCGATGACCACGGGAGCGGGCGCGGGGCGTAGAGCATCCAGCGTCTGGAGCGTGCGGGCCACCGCCGCGCGCACGTCAGGCGAGGAGACCCGGGCCGAGCCGAGGAGGAGCCGGAGCACATCCACACCCGCGAAGACGCCCTCGATGACGGGCGGAGAGAGCTCCATGCGCCGCTCGCGCACCGCCTCCAGCAGGTCCTCGATCCGGTGAGCGAGGTCGCCCACGGGCGCGCATCCGACGGTATAGGCGGCGCCCTTGAGGGTGTGCACGGCGCGGAACAGGGTCGCCACCTCGTCGGATTGAATGGTCGCCTCGCCTGCGGGCGACTGCTCCAGGACGAGGAGGGAGCGGGTCATGGCGTCGAGGTGCTCGCCCGCCTCGGGGGCGAAATAGGGCACCGAGTCCGCATGCTCGGCGAAGAAGCGGTCGAGCTCGGTGAGCATGCGGTCGACCACGCGGTGATCCATCGCCTGATCGATGGCGTGGTCAAGGGAGGACGCGCTCCGAGACGAGGAGGAGG
It includes:
- a CDS encoding DUF4388 domain-containing protein, yielding MSAGRTIAKVLIVDADPAKLGALRSALALAAYKVTSATSASFALTTLERDRPDLIVSGARTEDMDGVEFCSIIRSDPTTHDIPFLLLSGPTRPTPWAVAQAGVDMLLAGDFVVSAVLDRISKLLRHVVPGELDSPEPEPPPTPAGPKPSMPRAEVGGRTFQGSFGALDLTEVTQAIGLGGKTGRLALALSVGDGSVLFESGRVIHAEFAGLTGESAFAALVAAAQHDPEGTFRFKPATGTDAGPRTIQKNLDQLLISVASEIDEGRAPTGAPPPPPRT
- a CDS encoding response regulator is translated as MLEEQDNEFIIGIFLMEAWETVATVEEGVRRLAGGEALSRELMTPLAVVSHRLKGAAGLHGYPMVSAVALVMEQLLEELPTTTGDRSRPLQALADMVSAVKCMLDSIGADGHESADAVSELHARYPEHFALPRAASSSSRSASSLDHAIDQAMDHRVVDRMLTELDRFFAEHADSVPYFAPEAGEHLDAMTRSLLVLEQSPAGEATIQSDEVATLFRAVHTLKGAAYTVGCAPVGDLAHRIEDLLEAVRERRMELSPPVIEGVFAGVDVLRLLLGSARVSSPDVRAAVARTLQTLDALRPAPAPVVIGEPALETELETLAEPVAAAPALPRFVLPPPKTEIRRAIDPGGARPSIRVPLDRLDSLMNMVGELVIARSRLDQRMGQVERVNELLLFSRSRMAQAVRDFEEKHRYTQLPSTPEVPAETGPEPPPTPTDGSVTEPFSKLFADLEFDRYDDFNIFARGVAEISADVSEIQAQLAGLIRGIGEDTAQVHRLTGGLRAEVTRARMVPIGRLFSRFTRPAREAAREAGKQVGLVMEGEGVEVDNAVMELIADPLLHLVRNAIDHGIEPLEERQRAGKPARATVTLRAYPQGSFVYVQIVDDGRGMDPAALREHASRQGFLRPEQADALSDREALTLIFLPGFSTAGAVTATSGRGVGMDVVRTNVSRLSGEIDLHSERGVGTRITIKLPLTVVISDALLVRSGGETFAIPMPAIRSIAQPRPQEIRATDDREWVMIEGEEIELLRLDRVLALPVGAPPARLPVLVFRSGVRPLAVAVDELVGKEEVVIKNLGGVLESVGPFGGATISGDGRVILLVDPSRLTDQAWAGRAGEARAARAQAAARVRREPQGRRVLLVDDSVSIRKFVGQMLERAGFAVLTATDGAEALRRLAESSVDVVITDLEMPRVSGYELIEDLRSRAATRTLPVVVLTTRAGAKHVSLARRLGITHYVTKPVDEDAFVRLVDSLTARASAREAVS
- a CDS encoding response regulator, translated to MPRVLVVDDSLSVRKMVERSLQTKGFEVLAASSGAEAMERIGSARPDLVVCDVVMPDVDGYRICEFVRTHPALGDTPVLLISGIVNASVLERASHVRSSDVLRKPFTADELARKVDELLASRSRAAAPASSDGAPPEELVAMPDLKAMLTQLAAMPGVGLATLVDREGFLIEAAGEVGIGAEAAGALAACLAESSEGIGRELGRGTLQSMILEYESGMVVLHAAGPSAVLAVVLRDATALGKLRYYVKKILPELLRSI